In a single window of the Diospyros lotus cultivar Yz01 chromosome 10, ASM1463336v1, whole genome shotgun sequence genome:
- the LOC127811882 gene encoding uncharacterized protein LOC127811882 isoform X2 gives MKSGGGEEFEVGFFGNQGFGEVEKSSPEEVRTSVSPVLEDWNTGLAISCVRFDVNDSHCFLRSSLERHFNEPFVGSIQHGALRIMEECPNFRNADFTNKRQCVFEGLNKMVANDEGNGCSLKIKVIDETAVIETISGNRFRIGNEEEDHVGFGKYSERIDEKNITKQETHARKKKRPRRRGKGAKNMSRSTNPVEQSPNHTVESHISRQEKSKDTKRAYSREELMAMRSVNLEEQRKKWIQAYCGLEPTVAREYDGLVGCNRQKHIQVNFDPRKQCSYKDFKAPGLLGICPFSPQQNGFTSSCSRVW, from the exons ATGAAATCCGGCGGGGGAGAGGAGTTCGAGGTGGGTTTCTTTGGAAATCAGGGATTTGGTGAAGTAGAGAAGAGTTCTCCTGAAGAAGTTCGGACATCCGTATCTCCCGTTCTTGAAGATTGGAACACAGGTTTGGCCATTTCTTGTGTTAGATTCGATGTAAACGATTCTCATTGTTTCTTGAGAAGCAGTTTAGAGCGGCACTTCAACGAGCCTTTCGTAGGATCAATCCAACACGGTGCTCTTAGGATAATGGAGGAATGCCCTAATTTTAGGAATGCGGACTTTACTAATAAAAGGCAGTGTGTTTTTGAGGGATTGAACAAAATGGTAGCGAATGATGAAGGCAATGGATGTTCTCTGAAAATTAAAGTAATTGATGAAACGGCTGTGATTGAGACAATTTCTGGTAATAGATTTAGAATCGGCAACGAGGAGGAGGACCATGTAGGGTTTGGTAAATATTCTGAGAGGATTGATGAGAAGAATATTACGAAGCAAGAAACACATGCCAGGAAAAAGAAACGACCTAGAAGAAGGGGAAAGGGTGCCAAAAATATGTCTAGATCAACAAATCCAGTGGAACAGTCTCCAAATCACACGGTTGAGTCTCACATTAGCCGCCAAGAGAAAAGCAAGGACACCAAGAGGGCTTACTCAAGGGAGGAGCTAATGGCAATGAGGTCTGTAAATTTAGAAGAACAGAGGAAAAAATGGATTCAGGCATACTGTGGGCTTGAGCCTACTGTGGCAAGGGAATATGACGGCCTGGTTGGTTGTAATCGTCAAAAACACATCCAGGTTAACTTTGATCCAAGGAAACAATGCTCATATAAGGATTTCAAAGCCCCTGGGCTCCTTGGTATATGTCCTTTTTCTCCACAACA GAATGGGTTCACTTCTTCATGTTCACGTGTCTGGTAG
- the LOC127811882 gene encoding uncharacterized protein LOC127811882 isoform X1: MKSGGGEEFEVGFFGNQGFGEVEKSSPEEVRTSVSPVLEDWNTGLAISCVRFDVNDSHCFLRSSLERHFNEPFVGSIQHGALRIMEECPNFRNADFTNKRQCVFEGLNKMVANDEGNGCSLKIKVIDETAVIETISGNRFRIGNEEEDHVGFGKYSERIDEKNITKQETHARKKKRPRRRGKGAKNMSRSTNPVEQSPNHTVESHISRQEKSKDTKRAYSREELMAMRSVNLEEQRKKWIQAYCGLEPTVAREYDGLVGCNRQKHIQVNFDPRKQCSYKDFKAPGLLGMGSLLHVHVSGSCIWKKEPCESPCSLKN; this comes from the exons ATGAAATCCGGCGGGGGAGAGGAGTTCGAGGTGGGTTTCTTTGGAAATCAGGGATTTGGTGAAGTAGAGAAGAGTTCTCCTGAAGAAGTTCGGACATCCGTATCTCCCGTTCTTGAAGATTGGAACACAGGTTTGGCCATTTCTTGTGTTAGATTCGATGTAAACGATTCTCATTGTTTCTTGAGAAGCAGTTTAGAGCGGCACTTCAACGAGCCTTTCGTAGGATCAATCCAACACGGTGCTCTTAGGATAATGGAGGAATGCCCTAATTTTAGGAATGCGGACTTTACTAATAAAAGGCAGTGTGTTTTTGAGGGATTGAACAAAATGGTAGCGAATGATGAAGGCAATGGATGTTCTCTGAAAATTAAAGTAATTGATGAAACGGCTGTGATTGAGACAATTTCTGGTAATAGATTTAGAATCGGCAACGAGGAGGAGGACCATGTAGGGTTTGGTAAATATTCTGAGAGGATTGATGAGAAGAATATTACGAAGCAAGAAACACATGCCAGGAAAAAGAAACGACCTAGAAGAAGGGGAAAGGGTGCCAAAAATATGTCTAGATCAACAAATCCAGTGGAACAGTCTCCAAATCACACGGTTGAGTCTCACATTAGCCGCCAAGAGAAAAGCAAGGACACCAAGAGGGCTTACTCAAGGGAGGAGCTAATGGCAATGAGGTCTGTAAATTTAGAAGAACAGAGGAAAAAATGGATTCAGGCATACTGTGGGCTTGAGCCTACTGTGGCAAGGGAATATGACGGCCTGGTTGGTTGTAATCGTCAAAAACACATCCAGGTTAACTTTGATCCAAGGAAACAATGCTCATATAAGGATTTCAAAGCCCCTGGGCTCCTTG GAATGGGTTCACTTCTTCATGTTCACGTGTCTGGTAGCTGCATATGGAAGAAGGAACCATGTGAAAGTCCTTGTTCATTGAAGAATTGA